Part of the Citrus sinensis cultivar Valencia sweet orange chromosome 2, DVS_A1.0, whole genome shotgun sequence genome, GATATGCCACCATCACGAACTGTTACTCCGAATGTAGCAGGcacaaaaaattctaaaacagCTCATAATGGTGAGTCTgcaaaattagaagaaattgATGCTGTCTGCTCTGATACCGATGTCCATCGCAGTTCAGATACCCTGAGTAAGTCAACTGAGGGGAAAAATGGTGAGCCAAAAACTAAATCTGAAGCAACCGCAACTGCTAGTGTTGGCCTGGTCAAGTCTGAGCAATCTGCCGTACATCCTGAAAGCAAGTCAAGTGAGCCACAAAATGGCAATTCGAGGACCATTGAAGGAAGTGATGTTGCCCATGGTCGCTCGTGTCACAAGGGTATTTCAAATGACCAATCGAATTGCGAGTCAGAGACTAAATCAGAACAGAATGGTACTGCTTGCCGTGATAAAGTTATTCAGGCTACTTCATTGCCTGACGCTAATTATGGCGAGCAAGAACAAACACCAAAAGCCGAAGCTGTTCGAAGCTGAACTCATGTAGGTGGTTTGAATAATATAGTCAGTTATGTACCCGAAAGATGATTCCTATTAATGTAAGTACATTGTATGAGATAAGGATGCTCGGGGTACTTCAGTGTGTAAAACTATTGAAGCGTGTCGGATGgctcaaaaatttaaagatgtAGAGTGTTCGAATTTCTTAGTAGAAGTATTTAATATACCACAGCTATTTACggtaattttcctttttctcagATGCTTCATGCTTTGATTCCTTTTAAGGGTCGAATTGACAGATTGATGAACATTGGAGAGAGTTGCAACAAAAGCAACACACGATGCatgacttctttttttttcccaagcTCAGTTGCTATTCGAAGGATTTGATCTGCTTGGAGGGGTGCATAAAATTTGATCAAGTCAATTTTATATCCGTTTTTAACTTCAGAGCGTTTTTTCAGTAATCATAATGGCCAGAGTATTGTTCTTCCAAACTTGCATTTAACTTTCTATTTTTGCGCCAAACTACTTGATTAGCACAACTTTCCAAGGATAAAGCACGCAATCACAGTCAAGAATTTGGCTCCTGTTGTGAACGTGACAGAAACAAAGATGTCAAAACATTGAAATGTTCTTGAAGAAACAGCCTAACTTTGATAATATAAGTACACAATTGATGGCAATTTCATAAGAAAGCCATTAGCAGCAAAAACGGAAGCATAGAAGAATCTGAGCTGCGCCTCAGCCGCTCCCAGGTCCCCAAATGATTCCGGTTATCATCTCCAAGCACAGGATGCAACCAAATCTCTATTCATCCAGCCAAGAAACAAAGCCCCATCTCTCTCTTGAAGTCTATATCTATTACAGTAGTTCTCTAGCAGTGTTTTGATTGTGGCATTAACTACGGAACTCAAAGGATATGGCCTAAACCCTGCCATTGTGAATCGGGACCTCCATTTGCCAAGAAGCTCATGACGTTCTATCCTCTCAGGTCCTTCACAAGCTATTATGTTAACAACATCCCTCGCTAGGCAATGCTGCTCAATGTTGATCCGCTCCTTATGATCCCTAGCAAGGTTCACATCAATTGATTCAAACATTGCCGTATAATAATTCAGTGCCTCGAGGAATCGTGGGTAGAATGCAGCAGTATTTGTGTTAGATTCCTGCTCAACAAGGGTCACCACTTTTGGTGACAACCTCTTAACTAGCATCAATAGTCGGTCACGATAGTTTTCAGTGCTGACACTCTCATCAGGCACATGATGCAGCATAAATGCGAAGTTCACAGCCACAGCCTCCCCTGGTTGCACCCCGAGATTCTCCAGCTGGACATCATAACCAGACATGTTCGCAGCATGGAAGTCAAATGGCACCCTAAATTGCTCTGCAAGCTTAGACAGCCGCTTCCCCACTATACCAAGTCCTCCTCCACGGGCATAAGCCGACATAGAATCATCGATACCTGTAATCCGTATGTGGGGTGGGCCACCAGGTCTAGCTGCAAATGCCTGGATAAGAGTGATCCATTGACTTCCCTGACCTATTTGGAAATCAATTATGTGAACTCTGTCTTCATCCTTCATAGCCTCTGCAATGGCTCCATTTGCAGACATGTACCCGAATTTGAAGTAGGGGCAAACCTCGTATAGAATGTGCATGTACGAAAGGAGATCAGAACTTGCTGGTTCTTTGCATCTCAAACTTTTGCAGATTGAGCTCCCAGAGGAATTTAGCCGGGCGACAAGCCCTTCCAACATGTATGCTCCCAGCCTCTGAATCGGCTCACCAGAAACTGACACCATTTGACGTAATTCATACATCAACCAATTTGCCAGCAACAACTCATTCTCTGATACTGCTTTTGCACAGGCAATGAGCACATGTTTCAAATCTCCTTTGGCAATAGCCCCAATAATTTGTCTCCCGCTGTCCATCTCTGGTGAGCCTTTGTTGGTCCCACTCTGATAGGTACTATCAATTCCATCGATAATATCAGAATCTGGTCCCAACATTACAGATTCCAGTTCTCTCAGCTTGTGCTTCAGGTCACTTGCATCATTGGTTATGCAGGAGGCGCTCATAGGAGAGCCATAGGCATTGTCAGGGGAATGGTGCAGATCAGGAGGGTATGACTGAGACTCCTGCTGTGACATTGGGCTTCCATTGGGAGAGAAAGTGACAGTTGACGGAGAATTATATATGGTGTAGCTACCATTTGCTGAAGACGATTCCAGAGTACAGTACTGTTCATAAGAATTCTGAAGAGAGAGATGGGCTCCTTTGCCACCGTCATTGTACTGCAGATGATGATCCACAGTTTGGAACTGTGGCAAGCAGTATGGCTCGATTTCTTGTATTGGTTGATAGTACAATCTGCCTGACATGCTCGAATTTATATGTTGCTATGATTCTTGCATTACACAGAAGTCATGATCTCTACTATCCTCTGCAGGAAACTTCTGGAGGATTTCCACAGCACAACGATAACCAACAATCTGGAATGAAGAGCCACTAGATCAGTGAAAGTGAAATCCTAGTAACAAGCATACAATAAAggaataattttcaaaatacagaggaaatttcatataaaaatcataaaattataaatcagTGGACACAACGGAGGACTTCTTGTCCATTTAGAATAGAAACAACATCAACCATAAGCCAAATTCCAGTCAATATTAATGATAACTCTTGCCTACAAAGATTCAACAAATGACATAGCATTCACAATCGTAATGAACAATGGTGGAGTAGTTTTCATAGCTATCCAAcatataaaagttttttttggaaaaataacaataaaaatagggCTCATTTCGGTGATCAGATCATCAGCGCCAGTATTCTTACAAAAAACAAAGGGCCTGTTGCTACATGGAAAAAGGAACGGGCTAATTTATTAATGAACTATCACAATACTAGAATGTAAATTATTTGCATAACCAGTCATAATCTCCAAAGGGAGAAAAACCCCAGCTCGCAAATACAAAGATTCAACAGCTGGAAAGCAAAACATCTGTAATTTTAACTGATCTCCAGAAATGGGAATCAAACATCAACCAGaagcaaagcaaagcaaagGAACATTGACATTCCTTCCACAAGAAAGCCATTAGCCACTACCCATTTGGAaccaaaattcaatatttctaAACTTCGCATCACATGCAAGAATTATTCAAGGAACcaacagaaacaaaaaacaaaagggaaTCTCAAATCAAACAACTTTCACTGATTCATCATGAACAcgttttcaataaaattaagtcaTGCATGATGAGCACAGAAGCAGGACCTCGTTCgtattagttaaaaataataacatctCTATCAACATCAAAGTCATTAGTTCTTTTACTTACCAAGACTTGTTTAAGGAATCTCAATTTTCGTTAAGTTCACTCCAAAAGACCAAAGCAAAAGCCTTTGTAAGTTGAAAtaggaagagagagagagagtgggGAAGAGAGCGAAgcatagatagatagatagataggaATCAGGAACTGGGAAGCAGAGCTCGTCTGAAGAAACTCTCAAAGTGTAACGTGGGTTATAATAATGTACTTGACTTGCAAAAGCCCTGTAATTACTCTGAAACTACACATCTGCCActacttttaaattttcattttatactaattattaatgttgGCATCTTAATTTTTCGGTTGGATGGATTTAGTTTATTGACACGTGGTCGAATGGATCCACAATGAACGACTAATACTCGTACAATGGCACAGcacatttattgtttttgcgacaaaaaataacacatacattcttttgtggggttaaacaaaaaatttgatcgTAAATTAAATGAAGTAATTGGTTGGTTTGATGAGTACGAGCATTTTAATTCTCTCGGCATATGCATATTTGTTAAGAGTCtcatcaattatattttcattttagttaatCAATTATAAGGTTATAATGCTTGTTAGGATGATCAGATgtctggaaaaaaaaaacttgtaaaatatataatatggtaatttttccttttgttttaatactGATATTATCATGTAAAATCATAATGGCAAACATGTAAAACAATCGAAATTGAAGTGCAAATGTGAAGAACAGAGCCGATGGGGGATGGGGGGATCCACACGGATGATGCAGAGCCGTAGAAACACCAATGTTAAAAAGGTTAATTAATGACGTGGGAAGTAGTGCCTTCCACTTCAGCTAACATGgcatttacattttttaatctcttttttttttttcctttttcctttttcctttttttttaaatttcaattttgccTTAATATTCTCTCCCTAAAGTGCCCCCCTTTTATGATCTAATCAAAGCTTCTATTCCCATCACGCTCGCAATATAACATGTAATCATGTGTTATCTAGGTGAATTATCTTTATGTTAATCCCCTTGTTTCTCTTTTGGCACTTACGGCCCCCCTCCCCTcattttgatgatatcttcTTTGTAAAattgttgatattttattagctTTTCCTTGTCTTGTATTGAGTTCATTGAACCTTCTTTAATTATGTATCACTCCATATCTAATGAATGctataattaattgtttttagtaAGTAAATCGGTGGTGAATgatgatttaaatatttttagtggTAAATCCATGATGTAATGATAATATTTAGTTTAATCTTGTGAGTgttgattaatttaatcagTCAAATTTTTGAGgtaatactaaaattttatatatatatattacttatGTTGATTGAGAAGAAGATAGTGTAACGATAAAAGACAGATgaataatatgaataataataaacttaaattctttaattttaaatatataaaaataaataaataaggaaagtaaatgatatattcaaaaaaaaaatctttcttGATCTTATCAAAGAAATGATGAGAGATTATAGGGTacaaaaagtatttttaacaAACCAAAATTTAGGATGGGGTTAGTGAAATGAAAGGGGATTAAGACAGCCTCTAGATTATGCAAAATCCTAGTGATTCTCACTAACATGCTTTAGAATCAAATTGCCTAAATACATTTCTAAAAAAAGGGTATCTTGTTTTTCTCTGTCTCCTTCAAAGTGTGTGTACATGATGGCCCCACATTCTTATCTTCAGTTAACCTTTATTGATGCCTCTGTTTGGCATTTTGTGCTTGATATTTGGACCTTTTTCGAGTTGATGTAGCTTTAAGCCTAAGTTAATAGGCAATTAAATTGGTGACATGGTTTTTGTAAAAATCTAAGGGAAATCACCATCATCACctcttttacttttctatGGCTTATATCATCAATTGTGACATCTTGAAAGCAACAATCACTACAAGTAGAACCCCAAAATTTGATCACCAATTAACAGAAAGAGAACTCACAACCCCACAATTCATCATCCTGATCCTGAAGAAGAGAATATGAAGTTGGAGTTGGAGCGCAAGAaagaacattaatttattctctctcGTGCTTGGCATCAATTCTTGATATGATTCTatgataatataatatcataCTTCGTCTACAAACATTGTTTTGGTATCCCATGCAAACTTTTACACGCAAAATTTAACTCATTGGAACATAATAAACAGTGATTGCCAAGACAAAGTCATTTTTGTTGATATAACtgtctattttttaatatgattttgtCTATTTTTCAGTCTTTCAGATATCGCTCATATTCAATATTAATCAAGAAATGATCTAAATCAATCTTACTATAGCCCCTATCCCAAATATCAACAAGAGCACGGTCTAAAATAATCTCTACATAGATTAATTGGGACATAACCTATATCTGTCTTATTATTGTGTTACACTAAAAAGTTTAAGTGAAATAGATAACCATATGAACTAAAATCTCAAGTCTTATAGAAACAAACCATGAATCTAACATTCTAACCAGGACCGTTCAGAATCTGATCCCCGATATGCTTCGATTTTTTAGTTAAtggatttgattgaattgaaaatttaaaaattcatagtCGATGGATtagatatggatttacttttataaatccaaaaaaatctacaaatccaaaagaaacttatttaattaaaaaaaatgaaacttatGAATTAAGTCAAATCTACATCCAATCTGTTGACATATGAATtagatttggattgaattttataaatttatagattgtattggattaaaaattttataattcgtAAAATTGTAAATCGAACATGAATTGACGTCTAATCCATAAGATCTGATCCACCGAATCGAACCATAATTATGgacaatatataatattttaatgaggtaaaaatgttgttaaatttacaaatttgaaaCACACACAGCACAAGAAAGAAAGTAGTCAAGGCCCCAGGTGTGTCCCCTAACCCCCACAACCCAAAAAGTGACTGACTGCTTCAGTTCTTCAGTTGGAcgcataaaaatataaaaatatcaattaacgCATGGCATTAGGCATTAGCATATCGGGACTAAGGTGCCACAATTTCAAAGCATTACAAACATCAATGGAGCCAAAAATAGACAGAACAAAAGCCATTATGATACCTGTTGACTTTTCCATCCACACTTCATCGTCCTCCAGCCGACCATGTCTCGGCTTTTGGTGTGCAGATTTTGTCTTAACCTCCCTCGCTCGAAGTTAAAGGCCTTGTCCCTAAATTTGAACCCCCCACTTTGGTCCCTAGGCACCCATTTTGGTCTTCATTTTGGGTCTCGTTGGGTCCCCTCTGTACGAAACATGCAtgatgaataataaattaaaagaatgttCATGGGGTTTAGCtagtgatttaaaaaaaaaaaaaaaaagtttggtgtttttgtttttgttttgggtgTCTTCGGCAGCAAAGACCAAAGACAAATTGCTTTATAGCCTCAAAGTATTTACGAGAGAAAGAACAAATTCATTACTCCTTCAATCACGTTTGTGCGACAAAATCGTcgttttcttatttatttataagttataacAAGTTGTCGTTTCTAGAAGACTGGAACATCATtgtcatttgtttatttgtcaaacatggcacatttttttaatctggGATTTGATTAAAGTCTTTGTTAGATAGATTAGAGATCTTTGTTTGCtaatagaatatatatattgttttttttcgCACGTTGATACCGATGCTAGCTAAGCTAAGCTGGTTAGCATGCTCTGCTTTGAACTCGGCTTGCtttgtctctctctctctctctctctctctctgcgtGTGACTTCcacccaaaaacaaaaaaaaatatatattaattataataatcaaattatcaaAGTAAACGATTCAAGTTTCTAAGGATTTAACAATTCGGCGAAATGTTTCACAAgactatatattatttattaacactgcacaaattttgacttttgtgTGATTCCCTGGCACTGGccatttgaagaaattaaagtgCCATTCAAATTGGAAGAAAAGTTGACTGCTTGTATTAAACTGCACGTTAATCCTTTGATCAACTCGTAATAGACATTCTTCGGAGTCAGTCAGTCATGGAGAAAGCTAAATACCAAGAATTGACAAAGTGGAATGCAAtttggaagaagaaaaatggtgcAAATTTGGTTGTGTGCTGTGGAGGAAGTACAAAATTTGGGCTAATAATAGAACTACCCAATGCGAGAAACAGGCCCATATATAATAAATCTTTACTATTGGGCTACGATCCATCACTCGGCCCATATAcaaattttaactattttggTGGGGTGCGTGGCCAACTCTTAAACGACGACGTGTAGCACTTTTGTAATGCGTCGTCATTCAACGATGAGTGAAGAAAGGCTGATACGGAGAGAAccaaaagagagaagaagaattatTATGATGGATCCTGTGATCTGGCATAAAATTGCTGCTGTATCTGGTGTGTATTACTCATTAACACAGCGAAAATTTCAATGGattttttcaatctttgaCACGCGTATTGTGATTTTACTTGAAACAGGAGTAGCTGCACTTGGTTTAGGCACCTATGGCGCCCATGGCTTCAAGCCCCAAAACCCCTCTTTCAAAGAGGTCACTCTTTCcccatttaatttcatttccagcttcttcttttttttcaattcgATTTCTTTTATGGGCTTTTGCtaaagttataattttttaaacttgttAGTGACaagtatttgtttttttttttttttaatttcctgaTGGTGAAGGTATGGCAAACGGCTTCTCTTTACCATTTGGTTCACACAGCTGCTTTGGTTGCTGCCCCTATCACTAAAAATCCCAACATTGTGAGTGTCGTTGCTGGCATTTCTGAAGTACTGCTTTTGTTTATTGATAGTACCTACATTAGTCAAAATAGCGTGTTGTGTTGGCTCATACATTCTGatgaaattatttcttttatgtgTGAATATGTGTTggataaataacaaaatttggtCAAGATATGTCAATAGTTATTATCTTGTTGACGGGTACTAGATTATCAGTTACATTAAGTTATGAtgttctatatatattttggtgTTTATGTATTGATGTAGGTGTTAAAAGTTAATCTTGATCCGAGGGATGAATGAGAAGAATATATGATAAGACCATGATTGagagtaataaattataaaataaatgactaGCTTGTTGTTTCCAATGGATTATGTGATAGGGTGTCTCTACTATGCtagtttaacttttttatgGATGCTATAGCTGAGGCATTATCCGTCCTCTGATGATTTTTATCCTTGAACTTATGTGATATTGATATGGTTTTGTTCTATATTCTGCTCATGTATTTGTGAAGTCTGTTTATATGTTTGATAATTCATGTGAAATGGAGAAATTATTTCTCTTCAGTGATAATTTCAACCATATGCTATGTGACCTTTGGCTCTTGTCTTTTGTCTCAGTTTGGAGGCCTTTTGACTGCCGGAATTCTAGCTTTCTCTGGGACGTAAGTGATCATTTCTGTTCTTTGATATTCATGTATGTAAACAGATTGTATGTGATGAAGTTTCTACTTCATTGATGCTTCTTTTGGGCATAAATGTGTTTTGAAGTGAGGTTTAGTTAGTGCTTTGAATTTATGTTTGCAAGGGTTTTGCACGTGGGCTAATTTACTCTCGCTCTTGGTTTAGCATGCAAAAACTATATTGTGTTGTGGATATAGCAggccttttcatttttttttaatcaatagaGAAAATGATGTGTATATTTGGGGTTTGTAGGTGCTATACTGTGGCATTCCTTGAGGACAGGAAGTACTCTACTCTAGCGCCCTTTGGTGGCTTTGCCTTCATTGGAGCTTGGGCGAGCTTGCTATTCTAAGGATTTGGTCTTTAGCTACGTCCTGTTGCTGCTTTGGTATCAAACAGATGCTGAAGGAATTTATTGGCATCGGTCTCTTATCACTGTTGCTTCTGGTCTATGATGTGTATtatttaactatattttagTATGCTCGAATGCCTCTTGTGTAACTTAATGGCCCTGttaatgtcatatttattCCCAATAAAGTCTGTTCGTGAAGATGAACACAACTTATTGTAATTTGTAAAGCAATACTCGTTGTGTGACAGTGTGAGCACTGAAAAAACAATACATACTCAAGAATTTATATAACTTGTTGAACTGGGGAAAGAAGAAATTCACAACTTAATTCTCCCTCTTGACTCATGTTTTTCTTCGAAAAACCGAGTCAAAAATCATCTCAACCTGACTTTTGTATTCGTCATTTTCTTCtgaataaaacttattaaaatgcAAAACCGGAGCAAACTTaaatgagaaatgagaatTTTCATCTTCCGAGTTCGTCGATGCAAATCTTGATGGTTGCTGATGAGTTAAGGTATGAACTCATATCGGCAAGAGTTGTGACCTGCATGCAGAAATTGGAACAAAGTTCATTACAAAGATAATTAGATAGAAACACAATCAAGTGAGGGAGGAAATAAGAATTGAGGTCATTGTTATGTTTGATTATTCACTAAGCTGCAATGGAGCTCATTTAAAAGTAGAATTTAGCAGACATGGTGAGTAGATCACACATGGGGTCAATGTCCTCGAtctattttttctcttatccAATCTCACATGGCCTATTTGATTTACATGCACATGGGACTgcttattattcttttatattgCATGAAAGGGATAAGATTTTAATTGCTTACAACAAGCTTTCCTCAGAGAATCTCTAGTTATactaaaaagtattttttttcaagtgcTTACTGGGATCAAGTTCAGTAATCACGGCAGCTCCTTTAAAGTAGCAAGATCCGCCTTTGTTCTTGAACTTCTGAAAATAGCTGTTGAAAGCATATGAAGCATGGTCTCTTGTCGTGTTGGGATAATAGCAAGGCTGGTTCATTTGAATCTTGCTACAATCTGCACCATTCCCACAAGCCCAATCCATTGCAGCTTGCAACTCATCATCTGGCGTCTGCTCATCAGCTATGCACCACTGCTCATTCTCCCCATCTGATAAATGTAGGAGCGAATGTGTGtgtgcatatatataataacacACGAACAgaaaaatgcatatttcaaGCCTTAGTTTTCTCACATTAAGATTCAGCAGCAAATGTAAAGAACATGGAAAGAACTTGGAAGTTTAAATTCTAAATCTGCTATTAAACAACACAAAGGGAAATATTGGTTAGAAGGCTTACTTGATTTTGGAGTAATTATAGATGTGGCAAGCAGAGCAAGCATTATCCTTAGCAAAACAATTGACATCTTCTTTCCCATTGAAGAGGGGAGAAGGACTGGAGGAGGGAGGGAGGGAGAAGATGCACAATAGCTGAATCAGCCTATCTACACAAGAAGTCTTGCAGCCACAACCAGTA contains:
- the LOC102612625 gene encoding PLASMODESMATA CALLOSE-BINDING PROTEIN 1; the encoded protein is MGKKMSIVLLRIMLALLATSIITPKSNGENEQWCIADEQTPDDELQAAMDWACGNGADCSKIQMNQPCYYPNTTRDHASYAFNSYFQKFKNKGGSCYFKGAAVITELDPSHNSCRYEFIP
- the LOC102612934 gene encoding scarecrow-like protein 21 produces the protein MSGRLYYQPIQEIEPYCLPQFQTVDHHLQYNDGGKGAHLSLQNSYEQYCTLESSSANGSYTIYNSPSTVTFSPNGSPMSQQESQSYPPDLHHSPDNAYGSPMSASCITNDASDLKHKLRELESVMLGPDSDIIDGIDSTYQSGTNKGSPEMDSGRQIIGAIAKGDLKHVLIACAKAVSENELLLANWLMYELRQMVSVSGEPIQRLGAYMLEGLVARLNSSGSSICKSLRCKEPASSDLLSYMHILYEVCPYFKFGYMSANGAIAEAMKDEDRVHIIDFQIGQGSQWITLIQAFAARPGGPPHIRITGIDDSMSAYARGGGLGIVGKRLSKLAEQFRVPFDFHAANMSGYDVQLENLGVQPGEAVAVNFAFMLHHVPDESVSTENYRDRLLMLVKRLSPKVVTLVEQESNTNTAAFYPRFLEALNYYTAMFESIDVNLARDHKERINIEQHCLARDVVNIIACEGPERIERHELLGKWRSRFTMAGFRPYPLSSVVNATIKTLLENYCNRYRLQERDGALFLGWMNRDLVASCAWR
- the LOC102612325 gene encoding uncharacterized protein LOC102612325, with amino-acid sequence MRRHSTMSEERLIRREPKERRRIIMMDPVIWHKIAAVSGVAALGLGTYGAHGFKPQNPSFKEVWQTASLYHLVHTAALVAAPITKNPNIFGGLLTAGILAFSGTCYTVAFLEDRKYSTLAPFGGFAFIGAWASLLF